Sequence from the Ascaphus truei isolate aAscTru1 chromosome 3, aAscTru1.hap1, whole genome shotgun sequence genome:
gtgggagggagtgagcttcaattggataggaggttgccaccctccaaaacagccaagactagctgcacaagaattataaaacatacagaacacctacaagctcaaattgaacccccaaaatacccacaacatatatataagcatataagtttcacagaggagtgctactgagcatggcaatttatatttaaaaccagagacataacataaaacacagacaaagctcagtgcacatccagaaaaacttatatacggtacagtgcctaaatatacatgtataaataactaataaataaaatggtcttttagtttaacattttggccaaattgttgtaagcccttgagccaaacttcacggcagaccacgttcaagggtccctacactaatataaattattaataacctgtgcattgccaggaagaatgatttataataaatctgtcaatatgagttgcaaaagttctaagtctgattgaagcttttattaacctgtacattaccaggaaaagcactctgtaatagatttgtcacaatcacactgcatgcaggcaagttcccctgatagttggagatgccatggagtgagcttttaaccatttaaatgtgggagggagtgagcttcaattggataggaggttgccaccctccaaaacagccaagactagctgcacaagaattataaaacatacagaacacctacaagctcaaattgaacccccaaaatacccacaacatatatataagcatataagtttcacagaggagtgctactgagcatggcaatttatatttaaaaccagagacataacataaaacacagacaaagctcagtgcacatccagaaaaacttatatacggtacagtgcctaaatatacatgtataaataactaataaataaaatggtcttttagtttaacattttggccaaattgttgtaagcccttgagccaaacttcacggcagaccacgttcaagggtccctacactaatataaattattaataacctgtgcattgccaggaagaatgatttataataaatctgtcaatatgagttgcaaaagttctaagtctgattgaagcttttattaacctgtacattaccaggaaaagcactctgtaatagatttgtcacaatcacactgcatgcaggcaagttcccctgatagttggagatgccatggagtgagcttttaaccatttaaatgtgggagggagtgagcttcaattggataggaggttgccacccgtatatttattccgtcagcaatgtgtactactctttcaggttctactatattgtattcggaaacaatttgtttgtgatcgctacatgttatgcagtctgctatgttacgctgtatccacgcattgaaagggaaaatggtggttagacaaaaaaaaaaaatgtaaacgcagagtcaacgcataacgattgttatatttaccattcttctagaattaactcttcgtctgcctgcaactggtcactccagaaatgcaaggcattttcatccacgcttgacccaaacgctgaatccagtatgaaacacatctcctccatgaagcgctcataggaatcgccactgctttcttcaaacaattggtcgggaggtatgttcatttcttcgggtacccattccaatgcattttcagctgaaaggcttggtacagaatcatagtagttatgttcatgtacaatgtgggtttcaggaatggagggtgcagatattgcagcagctatcgattcacacggaacagtagtagcggatccattgctattggcattaggaataaatatgcctttaaccacaatatatgtgccttctttcacggtgaaatgtttttctttggcaatcttccagaaaccatagttgtgttctagcttatcctgcacacgttcaaaaaagtcatttgttgataaagtgaatcttattgatgaattaaaattgcgcgcatgccgacggttttggtaataaggatattttgctcgaatcaaatcatagatttggcgtgtgcttgcttgatgtccgcaagttgataaaatagcttctgaaatcatgtatttataacctaaattcggattcataattgtcaccaattcatcagccattgcagagtagcacaaaagatgtgtgcaggtatctgttctttgctcatcaaaatgaaactgctcagtggctaacaaattgctgtgtttccttttcaaggtcaacaaaagtataaactgtaactccttatttcaaacgccaattggatttctagttataattgcttgaacatttgtggttagtgatagccgcatgtgggacaaacatgtatcctttttttatctcgtttttgaaaacattagtacacttttcattcagtaacattgagttttcttgcaaaataacaaagagcactgtgtgaaaatagtgcttagacagccatatcagtaaatacacacacctgcaaaatgaaatgtttttttcccacatacatttctgtgtgtatttgaaagtctggttaagtccctgtctgcatgagtttaaatacgtgtgtatcattatatatatataaatatatctatctcataaatatatatatatataaagtgtatattgtactatatgtatattgtgtgtatgtgtatgtgtatgtgtatatgtatatatatatatatatattatatattatatataaaaaaatattattattttttttttttatatatatatatatatattatatatatatatataaaaaagtaatttttttttttttttttaaatattgctggagtacacacaacatattgatggcagtaagtaggccttgtatgaaacctatttaaatggtgataaacatgagtgaattaagtaataaacatttgtttgcgcccaataatgttagaggctcacacttagtatagttgtcaaacattaggcctgtattattaaaatactgtgttttcacaaggaagcatgaagtgtatgttttttgtaaatacatctataccagtttaaatagcactatatatacacacacacacacacacacacacacacacacacacagtgtgtgtctgtgtgtgtgtgtgtgcatatatcaatacatactacatatatattagtatcaattcagagatgttcttgaaacaagaacacataaatgattaaaggacaacattacaatgggcagcaaaggtaagtaatatttaacacaaaatcctgctgtacacgtacaagaaagatgtttgcagttaaataggtgcttttataattgcatgaaaataatatgcacatgcaatgattacatcaattaacacacccaaatgcaatgttttgctgctaagtcaatggcagcttctctaaacttagcaactggctcctggtggaccattactgaacagacgattaaaacataaatatttataacactattcattaattaggagtgttaacatttccaaaacttcacgtgtacaagaacatacttgaaagtttggaaacaacacagtcttcagcatacatacaatagtaattagataatctgaagtcaacaaaacaaggccaaagacatattttctgaattataacattttttttttttgttccttttgcgagcgagtaacaggcctgcttgttgtctcttgaattttcctttttcttttgccaccaactttaggcacaacagagccactttgactggcctctggcacttcacgggcagggcttgtggccagtgactcacctacagggcttttgggcagtgactgttcacctacggggcttgtggccagtgactcacctacagggcttttgggcagtgactcacctacagggcttttgggcagtgattcacctacagggcttttgggcagtgattcacctacagggctttgggcagcgattcacctacagggcttttggccagtgactcacctacagggcttttgggtagtgactgttcacggacagggcttgtgcccactgacacatgtgagcaagttggtagacactgcacaagtgatggttggtctgtttcatgtgtgtcttttgttgtttttgaccaaaaactggtcagtagtaactgcttgtgttttgtttttgtgggctcctttgtaggtgtctgctgctgaatttgtacagatggcagcggtaggatgtcatcaggaacctgcacagcaatgtctgctacttgactggtaacatttgggcctggtgaatgaatatcagatgaatgtggtgaaaactgacctgcatgaacagatcctggctgggaggtgttgaattgtggtacattagtcattctccagtaattagcttgtgtttgctgaacaactaatgcttcgaatgaggtgttgattttttgcaactgtttcggcacttcaatgaagactctgtggagatgtgccaattgtgaaactgtttcttcctgcagtgcaatcatcctttccagcactgtcatgaagtcagaatggcgacgattttctgcttccacaatttttccctcagaagctacaattgcatcgtatgtcgtatttgctggacgatttgccggtaaaacagtttcaattggaacgtcttca
This genomic interval carries:
- the LOC142490638 gene encoding uncharacterized protein LOC142490638 encodes the protein MLLLYIVAPEGHVSPETEQVSSPGSASSTHLEEHDEEDYDDDDDDATAIDTQIEASDHEDVPIETVLPANRPANTTYDAIVASEGKIVEAENRRHSDFMTVLERMIALQEETVSQLAHLHRVFIEVPKQLQKINTSFEALVVQQTQANYWRMTNVPQFNTSQPGSVHAGQFSPHSSDIHSPGPNVTSQVADIAVQVPDDILPLPSVQIQQQTPTKEPTKTKHKQLLLTSFWSKTTKDTHETDQPSLVQCLPTCSHVSVGTSPVREQSLPKSPVGESLAKSPVGESLPKAL